Proteins co-encoded in one Bacillus paramycoides genomic window:
- the pflA gene encoding pyruvate formate-lyase-activating protein, producing the protein MVKGRIHSVESCGTVDGPGIRYVIFTQGCLLRCQYCHNADTWEIGKGKEITVEEVMQDVTCYLPFIEASGGGITVSGGEPLLQLDFLIELFKKCKEVGIHTTIDSSGGCYSEEPEFQNKLDILMEYTDLVLLDLKHIDSKKHRKLTGKPNEHILQFARYLSDKNKPIWVRHVLVPGITDNEEDLKKLSSFIQSLSNVQKVEVLPYHKLGVYKWEALGHKYPLANVEPPTEKNVEEARHILQAV; encoded by the coding sequence ATGGTAAAAGGAAGAATTCATTCTGTAGAGTCTTGTGGTACTGTTGATGGCCCAGGAATTCGTTATGTCATATTTACACAAGGGTGTTTATTACGTTGTCAATATTGTCATAATGCTGATACGTGGGAGATCGGTAAAGGAAAAGAAATAACAGTCGAAGAAGTAATGCAGGATGTGACATGTTACCTTCCTTTTATTGAAGCTTCCGGAGGCGGTATAACAGTTAGTGGTGGGGAACCATTATTACAGCTAGATTTCTTAATTGAATTATTTAAGAAATGTAAGGAAGTTGGAATTCATACAACAATTGATTCTTCAGGTGGTTGTTATTCTGAAGAACCGGAATTCCAAAATAAACTAGATATTTTAATGGAATACACAGATTTAGTTTTATTAGATTTGAAACATATTGATTCAAAGAAACATCGTAAGTTAACAGGAAAACCAAATGAACATATTTTACAATTTGCTCGTTATTTATCGGATAAAAATAAACCGATTTGGGTACGACACGTATTAGTTCCTGGTATTACTGATAATGAAGAGGATCTAAAAAAACTATCTAGTTTTATTCAAAGCCTGTCTAATGTTCAGAAAGTTGAAGTGTTACCATACCATAAGCTTGGTGTATATAAATGGGAAGCGCTTGGGCATAAGTATCCACTAGCGAATGTAGAACCACCTACTGAAAAAAATGTAGAAGAAGCAAGACATATTTTACAAGCAGTCTAA
- a CDS encoding diglucosyl diacylglycerol synthase, whose amino-acid sequence MIKNPKVLILTAHYGNGHVQVAKTLEQTFRQKGIKDVIVCDLFGESHPVITDITKYLYLKSYTIGKELYRLFYYGVEKIYDKKIASWYANFGRKRLKLLLQAEKPDIVINTFPIIAVPELKKQTGISIPVYNVLTDFCVHKIWIHREVDRYFVATDHVKKVMVDIGVPAEQIVETGIPIRNSFELKINPDIIYNKYQLCKNKKILLIVAGAHGVLGSVKELCQSFMSVPDLQVVVVCGKNEALKQDLLGLQENNPDALKVFGYVENIDELFRVTSCMITKPGGITLSEAAALQVPVILYKPVPGQENENAMYFERKGAAVVIRDDSEVFAKTEALLQDDMKLLQMKEAMKSIYRPEPAGHIVDTILAENHVKPNHIPIKSPALAQSFT is encoded by the coding sequence TTGATAAAAAACCCCAAGGTTTTAATATTAACTGCACATTACGGTAACGGTCATGTGCAAGTAGCGAAAACATTAGAACAAACATTTCGCCAAAAAGGAATTAAAGATGTAATTGTATGCGATTTGTTCGGAGAATCACATCCAGTTATAACTGATATTACAAAATATTTATATTTAAAAAGTTATACAATAGGAAAAGAATTATACCGCTTGTTTTATTATGGTGTAGAGAAAATTTATGATAAAAAAATAGCATCTTGGTATGCGAATTTTGGAAGAAAACGTTTGAAATTACTTTTACAAGCAGAGAAACCGGATATTGTTATTAATACCTTTCCGATTATAGCTGTACCAGAATTGAAAAAGCAAACAGGTATTTCAATTCCTGTGTATAATGTATTAACAGATTTTTGTGTGCACAAAATATGGATTCATCGGGAAGTAGATCGTTATTTTGTAGCAACTGATCACGTGAAAAAAGTTATGGTTGATATTGGTGTGCCTGCGGAGCAAATTGTTGAAACTGGAATTCCGATTCGTAATAGTTTTGAGTTAAAGATCAATCCAGACATTATATATAATAAATATCAGTTATGTAAGAATAAAAAGATTTTACTAATTGTAGCAGGTGCTCATGGGGTATTAGGGAGTGTAAAAGAACTATGCCAATCATTTATGTCAGTGCCTGATTTACAAGTAGTTGTTGTTTGTGGGAAAAATGAAGCATTAAAACAGGATTTATTAGGATTACAGGAAAACAATCCTGATGCATTAAAAGTATTCGGTTATGTTGAAAATATTGATGAATTATTCCGTGTTACTTCTTGTATGATTACGAAGCCAGGCGGTATCACGCTAAGTGAAGCGGCAGCATTGCAAGTACCTGTCATTTTATATAAACCTGTTCCAGGACAAGAAAATGAAAATGCGATGTACTTTGAAAGAAAAGGAGCGGCAGTTGTCATTCGTGATGATAGTGAGGTTTTTGCAAAGACAGAGGCGTTATTACAAGATGATATGAAGCTTCTTCAAATGAAAGAAGCGATGAAAAGCATTTATCGTCCGGAGCCAGCTGGCCATATTGTGGATACAATTTTGGCAGAAAATCATGTAAAGCCGAATCATATACCTATTAAATCACCTGCTCTTGCACAATCATTTACTTAA
- a CDS encoding YfhE family protein translates to MDKKKRDKVKNALSSTQEVLYQREFRKADRAAGYRSKSI, encoded by the coding sequence ATGGATAAAAAGAAACGTGACAAAGTAAAAAATGCATTATCTAGTACACAAGAAGTTCTCTACCAACGAGAGTTTCGTAAAGCAGATCGCGCAGCGGGTTATCGCTCGAAAAGTATTTAA
- a CDS encoding GNAT family N-acetyltransferase — translation MLKKRDLHDSHVLYELMVDPAVFPFVRQKAYSYEEYLFLTKQTIEAEERGELISRTILDEWGNPIGTITLFDVQEKAGFLGTWLGKPYHGKGYNKLAKDSFFSELFYELDIETIFMRIRKINIRSIKAAEKLQYVNLANETRKAVYDEINANEEVYNLYEIPKDQYTLATMRDTTFQDAHHLKEA, via the coding sequence ATGTTAAAAAAACGCGACTTACACGACAGCCACGTTCTATACGAGTTAATGGTGGATCCAGCTGTCTTCCCTTTTGTGCGTCAAAAGGCTTATTCTTATGAGGAATATTTATTTTTAACGAAACAAACGATTGAAGCTGAAGAGCGTGGGGAATTAATTTCACGCACAATTTTAGATGAATGGGGTAACCCTATCGGAACAATTACTTTATTTGATGTGCAAGAAAAAGCCGGATTCCTTGGAACATGGCTTGGCAAACCATATCATGGAAAAGGCTATAATAAATTGGCAAAAGATTCATTTTTTAGTGAACTTTTCTATGAATTAGATATTGAAACGATCTTTATGCGTATTCGCAAAATAAATATTCGTTCTATTAAAGCTGCAGAAAAATTACAATACGTAAATCTAGCAAACGAAACAAGAAAAGCCGTTTATGATGAAATTAACGCGAATGAAGAAGTATATAACTTATATGAAATTCCAAAAGATCAATATACACTTGCTACAATGCGAGATACAACGTTCCAAGATGCTCATCACTTAAAAGAAGCATAA
- a CDS encoding amidohydrolase, whose protein sequence is MKILLKQAIVYPITSQKFQGDVLVIGERIAEVKPTIQPTQDMTVIDARALHLLPGFIDVHTHLGLYDEGTGWAGNDANETSEVSTPHIRSLDGIHPFDIAFQDAVQNGITTVHVMPGSQNIIGGTTCVIKTAGTCIDHMIIQEPAGLKIAFGENPKKVHSNGTKESITRMGIMGLLRESFYEAQHYGHEADFRMLPILKALRREIPVRIHAHRADDISSALRFATEFNLDLRIEHCTEGHFIVEELSKHNLKVSVGPTLTRRSKIELKNKTWDTYHILSKNGVEVSITTDHPYTPIQYLNVCAAVAVREGLDEKTALEGITIFPARNLRLEDRIGSIEVGKDADLVLWTHHPFHYLAKPVLTMIDGKIIYKKNKKN, encoded by the coding sequence ATGAAAATATTGCTCAAACAAGCCATTGTCTATCCTATTACATCCCAAAAATTTCAAGGGGATGTACTCGTTATAGGAGAACGAATTGCCGAGGTCAAGCCTACCATTCAACCTACTCAAGATATGACAGTTATAGACGCGCGTGCTCTTCATCTTTTACCCGGATTTATTGATGTCCATACTCATCTTGGTCTCTATGATGAAGGCACTGGTTGGGCTGGCAATGATGCAAATGAAACATCTGAAGTTTCAACACCACATATCCGTTCTTTAGACGGAATTCACCCTTTTGATATTGCATTTCAAGATGCTGTACAAAATGGCATCACAACTGTTCACGTTATGCCAGGAAGTCAAAACATTATCGGTGGTACGACTTGTGTAATAAAAACAGCTGGAACTTGTATTGATCATATGATTATTCAAGAACCTGCAGGCTTAAAGATTGCCTTTGGAGAAAATCCCAAAAAGGTCCATAGTAATGGAACAAAAGAATCCATAACACGTATGGGAATTATGGGATTACTTCGAGAATCATTCTATGAAGCACAGCACTACGGGCATGAAGCTGATTTTCGAATGCTTCCTATCTTAAAAGCATTACGTCGCGAAATACCCGTACGTATCCACGCTCACCGAGCAGATGATATTAGTTCTGCTCTACGCTTTGCAACAGAATTTAATCTCGATTTACGTATTGAACATTGTACAGAAGGACACTTTATTGTTGAAGAACTTTCGAAACACAATTTGAAGGTTTCAGTTGGCCCAACGCTTACACGACGTTCTAAAATAGAACTCAAAAACAAAACATGGGATACTTACCATATATTATCCAAAAATGGAGTGGAAGTTTCCATCACAACAGATCACCCTTATACACCCATTCAATATTTAAATGTTTGTGCTGCTGTCGCAGTAAGGGAAGGATTAGACGAAAAAACTGCACTAGAAGGAATCACTATTTTTCCAGCACGAAATTTACGTTTAGAGGATAGAATTGGAAGCATTGAGGTTGGAAAAGACGCTGATCTCGTGTTATGGACCCATCATCCTTTCCATTATTTAGCCAAGCCTGTACTAACCATGATTGATGGAAAAATAATTTACAAAAAAAATAAAAAAAACTAG
- a CDS encoding TIGR01777 family oxidoreductase — protein sequence MKIVISGGTGFIGKYLSTFFIQKGHTVYILTRNKTTETSDPNLQYVQWTPNLQTFPLSSIDVVINLAGESINSRWTKKQKKAIFNSRIQTTKGLIKQLQTLNIKPHTFINASAIGYYGTSETESFTEQHETPGDDFLANTVYSWEQEASKARSLGMRTVYARFGVVLSADGGALPKMLLPYQFYIGGTIGFGNQWLSWIHIDDVVRLIDFIIQKEEIDGPLNLTAPLPIRMKEFGETIAAIMKKPHWLPVPSFMLHALLGEMSILVLEGQHVLPSKAIEHGYQYTFPAIDHALQNILSHTM from the coding sequence GTGAAAATCGTAATTTCTGGTGGTACCGGCTTTATCGGTAAATACCTTTCTACTTTTTTCATTCAAAAAGGACATACGGTTTACATTCTCACTCGAAACAAAACTACTGAAACTTCCGACCCTAACCTTCAGTATGTTCAATGGACACCAAATTTACAAACCTTCCCCCTCTCTTCTATCGATGTAGTTATTAATCTAGCTGGAGAATCTATTAATAGTAGATGGACAAAGAAACAAAAGAAAGCCATTTTCAACAGTAGAATTCAAACGACAAAAGGACTCATTAAACAATTGCAGACACTCAACATAAAACCGCACACATTTATTAACGCAAGCGCTATTGGATACTATGGAACGTCTGAAACCGAGTCTTTTACAGAACAGCATGAGACTCCTGGAGATGACTTTTTAGCAAATACAGTATATTCATGGGAACAAGAAGCATCTAAAGCTCGTTCTCTCGGAATGCGAACAGTATACGCAAGATTTGGAGTCGTATTAAGTGCAGATGGAGGAGCTCTTCCAAAAATGCTACTCCCCTATCAATTCTATATCGGAGGTACAATTGGATTTGGAAACCAATGGTTATCATGGATTCATATAGATGATGTCGTTCGCCTGATTGATTTCATCATACAAAAAGAAGAAATTGATGGACCTCTTAATCTCACAGCTCCCTTACCTATAAGAATGAAGGAATTTGGAGAAACCATTGCAGCTATAATGAAAAAACCTCATTGGTTACCTGTCCCTTCCTTTATGCTTCACGCTTTACTTGGTGAAATGAGCATACTTGTACTAGAAGGACAACATGTATTACCTAGTAAAGCAATTGAGCATGGGTATCAATACACATTTCCGGCAATAGACCATGCATTACAAAATATACTTTCGCATACAATGTAG
- the recX gene encoding recombination regulator RecX encodes MAVITKIEVQKRSKERFNIYIDKGQGEEYGFSVNEVILIKHGLQKGLEIDEIALGNILYNEEVQKAYLQAISYLSYQMRTKQEIEDFLRKKEVGQAIISEVVSKLLHDRYINDKEYAILYTRTQSNVNRKGPTVIKRELLNKGVQDLIITHSLQEYPKEKQIENALILIEKKKKSYQKHSFLQMKLKLDEMLVRKGYSRDVIQICLEELKDEKDDEKQQEALHYHGNKYYEKYKKYDGWTFENKMKQALYRKGFSIDEIEVFLQMKREEG; translated from the coding sequence ATGGCTGTCATTACAAAAATAGAAGTACAAAAACGATCGAAAGAACGGTTTAATATTTATATTGATAAAGGTCAAGGTGAAGAGTACGGGTTTAGTGTGAATGAAGTAATCTTAATAAAACACGGATTACAAAAGGGCTTAGAAATTGATGAAATAGCGTTAGGAAATATTTTGTACAATGAAGAGGTACAAAAAGCATATTTACAAGCAATCTCCTATTTATCCTATCAAATGAGAACGAAACAAGAAATAGAAGATTTTTTACGAAAAAAAGAAGTGGGACAGGCCATCATCTCTGAAGTCGTTTCGAAGTTATTACATGACCGATATATTAATGATAAAGAGTATGCTATTTTATATACGAGAACGCAAAGCAATGTGAATCGAAAAGGTCCCACTGTTATTAAAAGAGAGTTGTTAAATAAAGGTGTTCAGGATCTAATTATTACGCATAGTTTACAAGAATATCCGAAGGAAAAGCAAATTGAGAATGCTTTAATCCTTATAGAAAAGAAGAAAAAATCTTATCAAAAGCATTCCTTTTTACAAATGAAGCTAAAGTTAGACGAAATGCTTGTTCGTAAAGGATATTCTAGAGATGTGATTCAAATTTGTTTGGAAGAATTGAAAGACGAAAAAGATGACGAAAAGCAACAAGAAGCGTTACACTATCATGGGAATAAATATTATGAGAAATATAAGAAGTATGATGGATGGACATTCGAAAATAAGATGAAACAAGCGTTATATCGAAAAGGATTCTCTATCGATGAAATAGAGGTATTTTTGCAAATGAAACGCGAAGAGGGATGA
- a CDS encoding YfhH family protein, with amino-acid sequence MNMPKRYSEMTPYELREEIGLLKEQAIKAEQLGIVNEFDVLMRKIAMARAYMTDINKFHIGETYELVEEPGILFEITYFNGVFAWGHKQNDNEEIGIPISLLQEK; translated from the coding sequence ATGAATATGCCAAAGCGCTACAGTGAAATGACACCATATGAGCTAAGGGAAGAAATTGGGCTTTTGAAAGAGCAAGCGATAAAAGCTGAGCAACTTGGAATTGTAAATGAGTTCGATGTATTAATGCGAAAGATAGCAATGGCCCGCGCTTATATGACTGACATAAACAAATTCCATATCGGTGAGACGTATGAATTAGTAGAAGAACCTGGTATATTATTTGAAATTACGTATTTCAATGGGGTATTTGCTTGGGGACATAAGCAAAATGATAATGAAGAGATTGGAATACCGATTTCTTTATTACAAGAAAAATAA
- a CDS encoding YpzG family protein: protein MSYRDRLDSRSELFNHTWTRPKHAKAQVNGQTQQTQSLIILANECKKRQF, encoded by the coding sequence ATGAGCTACCGTGATCGCTTAGATAGTCGTTCTGAATTATTTAACCATACGTGGACTCGTCCGAAACATGCAAAAGCGCAAGTTAACGGACAGACGCAACAAACCCAGTCTCTCATTATATTGGCGAATGAATGTAAAAAACGCCAATTTTAG
- a CDS encoding small, acid-soluble spore protein K, giving the protein MGKQAEFWSESKNNSKIDGQPKAKSRFASKRPNGTINTHPQERMRAANQQEE; this is encoded by the coding sequence ATGGGTAAACAAGCCGAATTTTGGTCTGAGTCAAAAAACAACAGCAAAATCGACGGTCAACCGAAAGCGAAATCACGCTTCGCTTCGAAACGACCTAACGGCACAATTAACACGCACCCACAAGAACGTATGCGTGCTGCAAATCAGCAGGAAGAATAG
- a CDS encoding YfhJ family protein gives MNDIYEALTKELLDKNDKLSYAQARAWVELLWEDFQTTYAKSGRYQGDEMTEQVVRTWINNHGARLHEMRTNNPKYSHLINQEDHLKH, from the coding sequence ATGAATGATATTTATGAAGCGTTAACGAAAGAACTATTAGACAAAAATGACAAGCTTTCTTACGCACAAGCACGTGCGTGGGTTGAATTGCTATGGGAAGATTTTCAAACAACTTATGCGAAATCGGGACGTTATCAAGGTGATGAGATGACTGAACAAGTGGTAAGAACATGGATTAATAATCATGGAGCGCGTCTTCATGAAATGCGTACAAATAATCCGAAATATAGTCATTTAATCAATCAAGAAGATCATTTGAAACATTAA
- a CDS encoding metal-dependent hydrolase: MDTATHLVMGVTLGSLATLDPAIAQSDIGPQAVMLATIAGSNIPDIDTVLKLRNNAKYIRNHRGITHSIPAVILWSFLISGISFAFFSDAPYLHLLLWSFIAVFLHVFVDIFNAYGTQALRPFTKKWVALGIINTFDTVIFFIHILAIACMLVGSHKGYTALAAYILMIVYYIGRIMMHRNIRSVVQKRFKNVEKIIISPSYRFYHYHLAIVTTNYYYVARWHRGNIMVYDKFDRVPFPDNTIMRAAKQDENISAFLSFSPVYRWDIFDYDHYYEVRFIDLRYRSKDYYPFVAIVQLDHNLNIISSYTGWIFSEEKLRKKLELLPH; this comes from the coding sequence ATGGACACAGCCACTCACCTTGTTATGGGCGTTACTCTAGGCAGTTTGGCCACGTTAGATCCAGCCATAGCACAAAGTGATATTGGACCACAAGCAGTTATGCTCGCTACAATTGCTGGTTCCAATATTCCTGATATCGATACAGTTTTAAAATTGCGTAATAACGCTAAATATATAAGAAATCATCGCGGGATTACTCATTCCATTCCTGCAGTGATTCTTTGGTCATTTCTTATAAGTGGCATCTCTTTCGCCTTCTTTTCAGACGCTCCATATTTGCATCTACTACTTTGGTCATTTATTGCCGTCTTTCTTCATGTCTTTGTAGATATTTTCAATGCCTACGGTACACAGGCATTACGGCCCTTCACAAAAAAATGGGTAGCGCTCGGTATCATTAATACATTCGATACCGTCATTTTCTTCATCCATATACTCGCAATTGCTTGTATGCTCGTAGGTTCCCATAAAGGATATACTGCCTTAGCAGCGTATATATTGATGATCGTTTACTATATCGGACGGATTATGATGCATAGAAATATAAGAAGCGTTGTACAAAAACGTTTCAAAAATGTTGAGAAGATAATTATTTCTCCTTCTTATCGATTTTATCATTATCATTTAGCAATCGTTACAACCAATTATTACTACGTTGCTAGATGGCATCGCGGTAACATCATGGTATATGATAAATTCGACCGGGTACCGTTCCCAGACAATACTATTATGCGCGCTGCTAAACAAGATGAAAACATCTCAGCATTTTTATCTTTCTCCCCTGTGTATCGCTGGGACATTTTCGATTATGATCATTATTACGAGGTTCGATTCATTGATTTGCGCTATCGTAGTAAAGATTATTATCCATTCGTTGCGATCGTTCAACTCGATCATAATTTAAATATTATTAGTTCCTATACAGGATGGATTTTTAGTGAAGAAAAACTTCGAAAAAAACTGGAGTTACTTCCACATTAA
- the mutY gene encoding A/G-specific adenine glycosylase codes for MTLEILNNFNIEQFQNDLIGWFEKEQRDLPWRKNKDPYRVWVSEIMLQQTRVEAVKPYYANFMGKFPTLEALANADDEEVLKAWEGLGYYSRARNLHAAVKEVKEVYGGIVPSDVKKIEKLKGVGPYTKGAILSIAYGIPEPAVDGNVMRVLSRILSVWDDIAKPKTRKVFEEIVREIISAKNPSYFNQGLMELGALICIPKNPACLLCPVREHCRGYAEGVQKELPVKSKAKAPTMVPIVAGVLQTEDGRYVINKRPGTGLLANMWEFPNVELGEGIRNQKEQLIDYMKEKFELSISIEEYAMNVQHTFTHRTWDIFVFYGKVNGDIVETDTLKFVSKEAFEQLPFSKSHRTIYESCVEKITMQ; via the coding sequence TTGACACTTGAAATATTAAATAATTTTAACATAGAGCAGTTTCAAAATGATTTAATTGGTTGGTTTGAAAAAGAGCAACGCGACTTACCGTGGCGTAAAAATAAAGATCCATACCGTGTTTGGGTTTCGGAAATTATGTTGCAGCAAACTAGAGTGGAAGCTGTAAAACCATATTACGCGAATTTTATGGGGAAGTTTCCTACTCTAGAAGCTTTGGCAAATGCTGATGATGAAGAAGTGTTAAAAGCATGGGAAGGTTTAGGGTATTATTCTAGAGCACGAAACTTACATGCGGCCGTAAAGGAAGTAAAAGAAGTATACGGCGGAATTGTACCGAGTGATGTAAAGAAAATTGAAAAGTTAAAGGGAGTCGGACCATATACAAAAGGTGCTATTTTAAGTATCGCATATGGTATACCAGAGCCGGCAGTTGACGGAAATGTTATGCGTGTATTATCCCGTATTTTATCCGTATGGGATGACATTGCAAAACCGAAAACTAGAAAAGTGTTTGAAGAGATTGTGCGTGAAATTATTTCGGCTAAAAATCCATCTTATTTTAATCAAGGTTTGATGGAGTTAGGCGCACTAATTTGTATTCCAAAAAATCCAGCATGCTTACTTTGTCCTGTACGTGAGCATTGCAGGGGATATGCTGAAGGTGTTCAAAAGGAATTACCAGTCAAAAGTAAAGCGAAGGCCCCTACGATGGTACCGATTGTTGCAGGAGTACTTCAAACGGAAGATGGTCGTTACGTCATTAATAAACGTCCAGGTACCGGTTTATTAGCTAATATGTGGGAGTTTCCGAATGTTGAACTTGGCGAAGGAATTCGTAATCAAAAGGAACAGCTTATAGATTATATGAAAGAAAAATTTGAGCTTTCAATTTCTATTGAAGAATACGCAATGAATGTACAACATACGTTTACCCATCGAACTTGGGATATATTTGTATTTTACGGAAAAGTAAATGGTGATATTGTTGAAACAGATACATTGAAATTTGTATCGAAAGAAGCTTTTGAACAGTTGCCTTTCTCGAAATCACATCGTACGATTTATGAAAGTTGTGTTGAGAAGATTACAATGCAATAA
- a CDS encoding gamma-type small acid-soluble spore protein, with product MSKKQQGYNKATSGASIQSTNASYGTEFSTETDVQAVKQANAQSEAKKAQASGAQSANASYGTEFATETDVHAVKKQNAQSAAKQSQSSSSNQ from the coding sequence ATGAGTAAAAAACAACAAGGTTATAACAAGGCAACTTCTGGTGCTAGCATTCAAAGTACAAATGCTAGTTATGGTACAGAGTTTTCAACTGAAACAGATGTGCAAGCAGTAAAACAAGCAAATGCACAATCAGAAGCAAAGAAAGCACAAGCTTCTGGTGCACAAAGTGCAAACGCTAGTTATGGTACTGAATTTGCAACTGAAACAGACGTGCATGCTGTGAAAAAACAAAATGCACAATCAGCTGCAAAACAATCACAATCTTCTAGTTCAAATCAGTAA
- a CDS encoding YgaB family protein → MNDFDKLVGEQLETMDELLKLQAHLEKYQQIEMSEKDTCDKKELHFIRQEIYRTEVALKLLHEKFEEQTNSVIQSFETEKMISNLG, encoded by the coding sequence ATGAACGACTTTGATAAGTTGGTGGGAGAGCAATTGGAAACGATGGATGAGTTGTTGAAGTTACAAGCTCATCTAGAGAAGTATCAACAAATTGAAATGAGCGAAAAGGATACGTGCGATAAAAAGGAATTACATTTTATACGCCAAGAAATATATAGAACAGAAGTAGCACTCAAATTATTACATGAGAAATTTGAAGAGCAAACAAATAGTGTAATTCAATCTTTTGAAACTGAAAAAATGATTTCAAATTTAGGATAA
- the ntdP gene encoding nucleoside tri-diphosphate phosphatase yields the protein MGFPKEGEKVQIHSYKHNGSIHRMWEETTILKGTQSLVIGANDRTVVTESDGRTWITREPAICYFHANYWFNVIGMLREEGVYYYCNLSSPFAYDSEALKYIDYDLDIKVYPDMTYTLLDEDEYEKHSQIMQYPPVIDTILKRNVAQLTQWIHQRKGPFAPDFVDMWYERYLMYRN from the coding sequence ATGGGATTTCCCAAAGAAGGAGAAAAAGTACAAATACATAGTTATAAACATAATGGCTCCATTCATAGAATGTGGGAAGAGACAACAATCTTAAAAGGGACACAAAGCCTTGTAATCGGAGCGAATGATCGTACAGTAGTGACAGAATCAGATGGTCGCACATGGATTACGCGTGAACCAGCAATTTGTTATTTTCATGCAAACTATTGGTTTAATGTGATTGGAATGTTAAGGGAAGAGGGAGTATATTATTATTGTAATTTAAGCTCACCTTTTGCATATGATTCTGAAGCGTTAAAGTATATTGATTATGATTTAGATATTAAAGTGTATCCAGATATGACATATACGCTTTTAGATGAAGATGAGTATGAAAAACATAGTCAAATTATGCAATATCCACCTGTGATTGATACGATTTTAAAACGAAATGTAGCACAATTAACACAATGGATTCATCAAAGAAAAGGGCCATTCGCGCCGGACTTTGTAGATATGTGGTATGAGAGATATTTAATGTACAGAAATTAA